aaacagaaatacagataTGAAATGGTAATGGTATACAACATGGAGAAAAGAAACCTCATGGAACCTGCTAGCAATTTCCACTAAAGCAGTAAACCCCTTAACTGACAGAAATTCAGTACAATATACACATTAACAACTTCACCATTACTAGGGCTGCCATTTCaagccaaaaataataattaataataataaaattaatattcaaaaacAGAAATTCTCATAAGATTTGAGAAAAATAGAGTGAAAAGGCAATGTTAGCTAAGCTCTTAGCTAAATCCACTCTTAATGGCCCCCAATATTTAAACTATCATGGATTAAagccatgaaaataaaaatttcaatttgaaattttattagcATGTTGCTAAAATGGTCAATAAAAACATCAACACGATAGGCTTTGTTGACACAGCTGGAAACCTGCTCTCccacttctcaaactttatttcCACTTCCCCGCCTTCTAAGATTTCTATGTTAGGAAAAGCCAAACTAAACATACTGGCTATGGTGCTGTAATAATGCTGGTTTTCTGGAACGTTGCCAcgtcttccccctccctctcctccaacCCTTTAAAAAATAGGACTATTTTTGAAATGCAGCCCACGGAGGGAGCAATCTAGGGTTAAGAATAAGCAGCGACCTTCTGCACAAGTCCAAGTTCCCAGACGCCAGGTGACCCTTCTGctcgccggggggcggggcccgcgctCCTCCCCCAGGTGGCTGCGCCACGTCCATCTCGGGGCCGCGAAGGCTTCCTCCTGCCAGCGAGGGAGGCTCACGGGCAAtcggggtcggggtggggtggggtgggggggtgaaggGGAGGCGTTCGCTTCCCTCGGTGGAAAGGACTGGAAGCAAACCCTAGCGCTCTGCCCGGAGCCTGGAATGCGATGTCAGGAGCCTCGGCGCCGGGGAGCTGGGAAAGTGCGGGGCAGCCTCGGGGTGACCCGgagtcccgggggggggggggggggcgggggctggctTGTGGAATTCGTTCTCGAGTGCCTAAGGGACGGGCTCGATTCCTTGGAAACCCTGCGACGTGGGGACACATTCCACGCAGGGGCCGAACTCTGCGGTGCAAAGATCATCTCTCACCTCCGACCGGTGCGCGCGCGCCTGGGGGCGGTGATGGTTCCCGTTAGAGCCGCGCGGGCCGCGGGCACGGACAGGTGCATCCCTGCGGCTCggccccttctcctcctccccccgccccccctccccgttACAGCGCCAGGGGCGGGCGCACGCAGGGGTTCCCAGCACCGTCGCCCCCGccggggggaggtggggagggggccctcGGCCGCGCGCCCTTCGGTGCCGGCTCCCGAGACTTCCCGCCGCCCGCCGGAGGGGTGCGAGGGCGCAGCCTGGGGTGCtcgagggggcgggggcgcggcccgccggccggggagcccgggggcggggagggagcggggcgcggggacacgggcggggccggcggcgcgcCACGCGGCTACTCCTTGTCGTCCACGAGGTCGGCGAGCTCCTGCAGCACGCGCAGGCGGCCGCTGGCGTCGATGCGGCGCTTCTCGCGGATGAGGTCTTCCAGGCTGTGAAACCTGGCCGTGTGCACCTTGTTGTCGCCCAGGTGCACCTTGAGATAGTACTGCTGCTGCGGCGGCTGCGTGCCGGCCGGCACCTCCCCTCCGGCCTTGAACTCCCGCTTGCCGAAGCGGCACCAGGCGGCGAAGCTCTCCGAGTTCGTCCAGCAGATCTCCTCGCTCTTGAGGCCCAGGTGGCCGCAGGCGTTCTGCACCACCAGCTCGGCCACCAGCGGGCGGTAGCGGTACCAGCTATTCACCACCCGGCCCACGTTGGCCGCGCCCGCCTCGTGCAGGCTGTCCTGGCGGATCTCGCCTTGGTGCAGGTGGATGATCTGCCCGCCACCCACGTACACGGCCcagtgcggggcgggggcgggcggctcGGGCGCCGGCTGCAGCCACAGCAGCTCCAGCAGGTCGCCGGGCTCGCAGAGCGCGGGCAGCGCCGTGACCGCGTAGACGCTCAGGTCGGCGCCCTGGGGGCCGCCGCTCACTTTGGAGAAGATGCATTCCTGGCCCCGGAAGGCGGAGAACTGAGTTTCGTTGAGGACCAGCTGGTgcagcaggtggtggtggtggtggtggtggtgatggtggtggtggcggctGGGGCTCTCCGGGCAGGGAGTGCAGCCCGGCGGGGCCTTCACGCCGAACTTGTCGGGCTGGCCGCGTTCGTCCAGGTCCTCCTCCTCATCCGAGAAGAAGTAGGCGACCCCGACCCGCAGCTCGTCCTTCTCGATCCCCGACGGGTCCCCTGTGGGCAACTCGCTGTAGTTGAGGTGGGTGATGCGGTCCAGTTGGTTGCCCATCAATGACGCGGCGAGGCGAGGGCCAGGAGCGGGGATCTGCGGAAGCACACacgggaggcagagacagggtcAGGGTCGGGCTGCCCCCCTCCAGGGCGTGCGGTGCCCCCCGGGAcctgcccgcccgccccggcGCCGCTGCTGGGGTCGCCCGGTCCTCCGGGCGGCAGGACAGGTGCAGGagcctcccccgccccggcccccagtCCTTGGGCCGACAGCAGACCCCGTCCGGGGAGCTGGTCCAACTCCCACAAGAGAAAAGGCAGGCGGGGTCCCCGTGGGGgacagacccccacccccaccccccgggaagGACCGAGGGGTAGGCTGGAAGGAAGAAGGGGCGCCCGAGGCCTCGGAGAGCGTGCCCAGGCAGCGCTCCCCCTTCTGTCCCCACCCTCGCCAGCCCACCTCTCAGCTTTGCGCCAGGTCGCACCCCTCCCCTGGCAGCGCCTCGCACAATGACAACCGGACACATTCGCAGACACTCACTTGACACCAGCACGATCGTGTTCACTTGGAGGAGTCCAGGCACTGACAGGCTGGCTGATACACTCGTGTGATAGTGTCACACACGCACAATGACAAACCTTCGCGACGACACAGTCAGACCCCCACATTCGTACACAGGGCTCCCCCCCACGCTTGCACGCTCGCCAGGGCACGGACACCCACGCACCGGGCACACCTGCCCGCACCAGCAGGTGCACTCTGCCCCTGACTTCTCTCGCCTTCTCCCCAGCGGAGCCGCTCGGGCTGCGCCAGGGCGAGGCCGTTCTGTCTAAAAATCACCTAacaaagaggaaagggaaagatggggggggggggggagccagtGCGGTGGAGGTGTGCGGGGGCGGGCGTGGGTCGTGAAGGGAGGTCCGCTTTCGGCCACGAGACCCCTTTCCCTCCTACCCGGCACAGGGTCCAAACAGTCGGACGAAGAAAACCCGCTTCCAAGGCAAAGAAAGCCGCCTCTCCGTACCCGTGATTTCCCTGCTCCCGAAACCCCAAACTCCTTTAAAGTCTCCTGGTCCCCATGGGTGCTGCGGAGGCGGCGCTGGCGAGCGGGTCCTGGGCGGCGAGGGGGTGGCGGCTCCGCTGTGCCCCGCGCGGAACGGTGCGGTGCCCGGCGCGGTGCCCGGCGCGGTGCCCGGCGCGGTGCCCCCGGTGCGGTGCCCGGCGCGGTGCCCGTGCGCCTGCCGCTCGGCGCTGGCGCTGGCGCTGGCTGGGGCGCCCGCTGCACCCGGCCAGTCCCGACTGCGCTCtgcttccctccagcccagccgAGGACTCTAAGTAGCCCGAGCAGCTGCTTCCAGGGCCCGCCCCGGGACGCGCTCATTGGTTGGGGCGCGCGCCCGGGCCCCGTCAATCTccgcgggagggggaggggagcgggggcggggctgcggcgcgcgctccgc
This region of Vulpes vulpes isolate BD-2025 chromosome 8, VulVul3, whole genome shotgun sequence genomic DNA includes:
- the LRATD1 gene encoding protein LRATD1 produces the protein MGNQLDRITHLNYSELPTGDPSGIEKDELRVGVAYFFSDEEEDLDERGQPDKFGVKAPPGCTPCPESPSRHHHHHHHHHHHHLLHQLVLNETQFSAFRGQECIFSKVSGGPQGADLSVYAVTALPALCEPGDLLELLWLQPAPEPPAPAPHWAVYVGGGQIIHLHQGEIRQDSLHEAGAANVGRVVNSWYRYRPLVAELVVQNACGHLGLKSEEICWTNSESFAAWCRFGKREFKAGGEVPAGTQPPQQQYYLKVHLGDNKVHTARFHSLEDLIREKRRIDASGRLRVLQELADLVDDKE